One region of Culex pipiens pallens isolate TS chromosome 2, TS_CPP_V2, whole genome shotgun sequence genomic DNA includes:
- the LOC120423748 gene encoding uncharacterized protein LOC120423748 → MSINRAVFVVFAAFSVTGSLCNDAPAEGMHPALGRLLQSTQAACNAGSADGFQKVAESMQQIYQCPAVLEIMQQLQDKNLGDTFHNCSVERMLPCYDPLLDSINRCLTRDGADNRRVLQAIVREVLVLGCKNRTTAADPKVFYSCIDSLDSLVDDCKAPFINPSVPISGFNESECSDLEQSKSCVQEKLTACGADVTVPGISAIYGAISSANQCGAKNVAEHAES, encoded by the exons ATGTCGATCAACAGAGCCGTTTTCGTGGTTTTCGCTGCCTTTTCCGTCACTG GCTCGTTATGTAACGACGCTCCCGCCGAAGGCATGCACCCGGCCCTGGGCCGGCTGCTGCAGTCCACGCAAGCTGCCTGCAACGCCGGATCCGCCGACGGCTTCCAGAAGGTGGCGGAGTCCATGCAGCAAATCTACCAATGTCCGGCCGTGCTGGAAATCATGCAGCAGCTGCAGGACAAGAACCTCGGGGACACCTTCCACAACTGCTCGGTCGAACGGATGCTGCCCTGTTACGACCCGTTGCTCGATTCGATCAACCGGTGTTTGACGCGGGACGGTGCGGACAATCGCAGGGTTCTGCAGGCCATCGTGCGGGAAGTCCTGGTGCTGGGCTGTAAGAACCGGACGACGGCGGCGGATC CCAAGGTATTCTACTCCTGCATCGATAGTCTGGACTCACTCGTAGACGACTGCAAAGCGCCGTTTATCAATCCGAGCGTTCCCATTTCTGGGTTCAACGAAAGCGAGTGCAG CGATCTGGAGCAAAGCAAGAGTTGCGTTCAGGAGAAGCTTACGGCGTGCGGAGCGGACGTTACGGTTCCCGGAATCAGTGCAATCTACGGTGCGATTAGTAGTGCAAACCAATGTGGTGCGAAAAACGTGGCTGAGCACGCAGAATCTTGA